A stretch of Oscillospiraceae bacterium DNA encodes these proteins:
- a CDS encoding GtrA family protein, giving the protein MKNQNMKEFWRWIKFLLFSISAGLIQMASFAFLNEVVHLRYWGSYLIALVLSVIWNFTLNRHFTFKSANNVPLAMLKVFGYYCVFTPLSTIFGDYLVETLLWNEYLVTFINMLVNFVTEFLFQRFVVFHATIDTNKLANKQAQKEQAETAEAEISE; this is encoded by the coding sequence ATGAAAAATCAAAATATGAAAGAATTCTGGCGCTGGATTAAATTCTTGTTGTTTTCGATCAGCGCGGGTTTGATTCAGATGGCGAGCTTTGCCTTTTTAAACGAGGTCGTACATCTGCGTTACTGGGGCAGTTACCTGATCGCGCTGGTATTATCCGTCATCTGGAATTTCACACTGAATCGCCATTTCACCTTTAAATCGGCGAACAACGTGCCGCTCGCGATGTTAAAAGTGTTCGGCTATTACTGTGTCTTTACGCCGCTCTCTACGATTTTCGGCGATTATCTCGTCGAAACTCTGCTTTGGAATGAATATCTCGTAACTTTTATCAATATGCTTGTAAACTTTGTGACCGAATTCCTGTTCCAGCGGTTTGTCGTTTTCCACGCCACCATCGACACCAACAAATTGGCCAACAAACAGGCCCAAAAAGAACAGGCTGAAACAGCCGAGGCCGAAATCTCGGAGTGA